Below is a genomic region from Gillisia sp. Hel_I_86.
GACAGGGTGACAAAACAACTATAGGACAAAAAACGGATATACAATCAATTGTTTTATCATTAGTTAACTACCTCTAATTTCTCTTTAAAATTGAGATAATTATCCCCTTAATGGACCTATTTTTCGACGAAACATATAAGATATTTAGACAAGCTACCTGAAATTAAATTGGAGCTGTAACCTCATTATTAAATTCAAAAAAATAATAGTCAGATTATCTTCAAATGGACTCTAATTATCCCAATATATATTTTTAAAAATAATTATAAATTTTCTTGGGATAGTCAAAAGTTACCTACTATATTTGTCACTATTTTTAATAAATCCAAATAAGAATAATGAAATACCTTACTTTATCAGCTTTGCTGCTTCTTAGCCTGAGTGCATTTTCCCAATCTGGATCTGGATTAAAGGGGGAAATTAAAAATGAATTAAATGAACCTCTTGCAGGAGCCACAATTTATCTACAGGAATTACAAAAAGGAACCACAACAGATTTCGACGGATTTTATACTTTAAAGAATATTCCCAAAGGAACTTGGACAGTAACAGTGAGAATGCTAGGGTATCAAACCAAAAAAGAAAAGGTAGAATTTACTACCGATAACTTCCAAACTTATAGTACAACAATGAAGGAAGATTACGGGAGTCTGGACGAAGTTGTAATCTCTGCAAGCCGAAACCCGGAATACCTTTCTGAAATTCCTGCTTCCATTACGGTGGTGAATTCAGCAAAACTTAAAGAATTTACCAAATTCACATCCAATATTAATGAAATTTTAGCTTATACCGTTCCTGGTCTTGCTGTGAGTACAGGAACATTTTCCAATTGGGGACAGACTTTAAGAGGCCGATCCTTGTTGGTAATGGTCGATGGAATTCCTCAATCCACCCCGCTGCGAAATGGGCAATTGGGAATTAAAAGTATTAATCCCAATGATATAAGCAGTGTTGAAGTAATAAAAGGAGCCACTTCTATATTCGGTAACGGAGGAAATGGAGGCTTTATCAACTATATTACTAAAAATCCGAATTCCACAAAAACAATAAGCGGAACTACCAATATTTGGGGAACCTCCCAACTTTCGAATACGGAAGATGCACTAGGGTATGGGGCTTATCAATCTTTTACAGGCCAGTTAGATAAATTCAATTATTACGTTAGTGGTAGTGTAGAACGAACCGGAAATAAATATGATGCAGATGGGGTTCCGCTTCTTCCTACATATGGGTTTGATAATACAGATATTTATAGTACATACGGTAAACTGGAATATTTGCTTTCTGAAAATCAAAAATTAACACTTAATGGAAACTTTTACAAATCGCTCCAAGACTCCCCTTTTATTCCAGTTTTTGCAGATGTACAGGTATTTAATGAGGAAGGAGATTACACCTTGGAGCCAGGCTATGGTATCGAGGGTTCCATTCCGGGAGAGCAACCTACGGGTTCCGAATTGATAAATGGAAGGTTAAAATATAATTTGAACGCTATTTTTTCAAGTACTACCGATTTTGAAACCGACATCTATTATTCGAAAGCCAAAAGTATTTTCTTTTATTCCGATAAATTTGAAAATGGAGGCCAATCCGTAATCAATTCGGAAAAATATGGTGTAAGGCCTAATTTCAATACTCGAATCAATTCGTATAACGGCATAGATCTCTCATTTATCTATGGTTTGGATTTATTAAGGGATAAAACTAATCAAGGCTTGTTAGATGGAAGGCTCTGGGTGCCAAATATTGAACTTATGGGTGTCGCTCCTTATTTACAAACTACTTTGAAACTAGACAAAAAGTGGGCGTTTAAAGTTGGATTGCGCTATGATGATTTGAAAATGGATATTGCCGATTATAATACCCTTCCCTATTCGCCTAAGGGAGATGGCAACTTTAACCCTTCGGTATCAGTGCAAGGGGGAGAGCTAGCTTTCGATAATCTTGCTTTTAATATGGGAATCCGATATATTGAGCATCAGGAATTCATTCCTTACATCAGTTATTCCCAAGGCTTTTCCATAGCCGATTTAGGTTCCATTTTGAGATCGGCGAGTGCTGAAAGTATAGATAATATCCAATTGGAACCAGCTGTTACTAATAATTATGAATTCGGATTTATTTCAAAATTTAATAATCTCCGTTTAGAGGCAGTAGGATATTATAGTACCTCAAATTTAGGCACCGGAGTTGTATTTAGTGATGAGCTGAATTCGTTTATACCTTCTGAACAACCGCAAAAAATATTCGGCGGGGAACTTGCTATAGACTATGCTTTTCCAAATAATAAATTAATTCTGGGAGCTTCTTATTCCTATGTAGAAGGACTTAAAAATCCTAAAGGAGATGAAAATAACTTAAGTTACGTAGGTGGAGATGTTATTTCTGCTCCCAAATTAACAGCATATATTACTTGGAAGCCAACTGAGAAGATAAGTACTACATTGAACGTGATAAATTTGGGAGATCGAAAAAGATTTGATCCATTTCAGGACACGGAAGGAAATTATGCCTTCAGGCATACTGAATTTCCTGTAAATGGGTATACGTTAGTCAATCTATCGGCGACTTACCAAATAAAGAGCAATATTGATGTTTCCTTAGGAATAAATAACCTTTTGAATGAGTATTATTTACCTGCAAGATCACAGTGGGCTGCTCCGTTAAGATCTTTTACTGTGGTAGGAGAAGGAACTAATGCACGTCTTGGTGTAACTTATAATTTTTAAATATATAGTGGTCGCCGTTATTTATGCAAGGCAATTCATAAATAACGGCACTTCTTCATAATCAAATTTATTTCTTGAAACCTTTCTCAAAAATAGTTAAGAAAATACATCTTTATTTAGGATTGTCCTGTGGAATTTTAGCTTCCATATCAGGGCTTACTGGTTCTATGTATGTATGGCAGCCAGAGATAACGACCGCTTTAAATCCAAAATTACTCAAGGTAAATACTGTCAATAATATTTCAGAAGAAGCACTTTTAAAAACTTCCCTGACGCTTTATGAATCCCAAAAAGATACTGTAGCAAAGATATTCCTCCCTTATCGAGAACAGCAGACGATTTCTATTGTCTATAATAATGGCCAAACTCTTTATTATCATCCAAAAAATGGAATGGTTCTAGGAAAAAAATCAGCTTCTATATCATTTTTCGAGGATTTGTTAAATATCCATCGAACTTTAGGCATTCCTAAAGTTGGTAAGTACATTGTGGGTGGGAGTGCCATATTATTTTTCTTTTTTCTTCTAACATCTGGATTATTTTTATGGTTGAAAAAGTATAAATCGAATTTTAAAAAAGGGATTAAAATTAAATGGAAACGAAATAAAAAAAGGTTTAACTACGACGTTCATAAAACACTTGGTATCCTCTTTTTCTTGCCGTTGCTCGTCATGGCCTTTTCTGGTGGATATTTCACTTATAACACCTACTATAAAGAAGGTTTTAAGTTTGCAGATGGTTCTACCATAAATACCAAACCTAAAAAAAAGAAGAAGGTGGGCACTACGTTAGACATACTAGACTTATTAGAGAATCCAGACAAAAAATATTCACTTCGTGCAATTTACTTTCCTAAAGATCCAAATGAAGTATATCAATTTAGGTATATAAAAGACCGATTTATTGTTCCCGGCCTTAGAAAAACCAAGGAATTAAAATTAAATCAAAATGGTAAAGTTATTAATGCGACCTCCTTTGACAGCCATCCGATTAGTGAACAAATAGCAGCACAAATGTACCCAATTCATATTGGAGAAATCGCAGGCTTACTAGGTAGGATTTTGGTTTTTATCTCAGGGTTTGTTCCAATAATTCTATTTATTACAGGTCTTCGATCTTACTATTTTAGAATGCAAAGATGAATTTGCCATGTTAAATTGATTAATTTATTCCTTCTTTTATATTCATCTATAAATTTATAAACATATGTAAATAATTATTTTAGCCCCAAATTAGGCTCTCGAAAAATCTTTAGGGACATAAATTTTATTAAATCAAAATAAATGTATTCCCAAAATTAAATTATTTGTATATCCGTTTTTTGTCCTAATAGTTCTTTCGTCACCCTGAATTTATTTCAGGGTCTCCATATTGCATTGATGTACATTGAAATGAGATTCTGAAACAAGTTCAGAATGACGTCATTTTTCAGTTTAGGATACTTTACGGACAAACGATTTAAATTATTAAGGTATATAAAAATTATGATCAATGTCTAAATTTAATGAACATAAAAACAAATGGGGAATAGCAAGAGGGTAACGGGCAGAGCCGCGTTACAATCCATTTCCCCTTAGTTTTGCTTTCATTTAATAGTGAATAGTGATGAATCGTATGAAATAAAAAAATCCCTTCAAACTTTTTTACTAAAAAATGCTCACAGCCCAGTAAAATTGGTGAACTTTTTACTAAAAAACACCATTTTTAGAAGGGAATTCTTACAAATTGTATGGGATATAATATCTAAGAACTTATTGAAAATGTTAGTAGATTTTAGTTAACAACAAAGAACGTTTACCACATCTCCTTTCATCACTTCGCAAAAGCTCCGTTCCAGAAAAAGAGGTTCATTCACAAGCTCTTGGACACAAGTCAAAAAAGTATTTGCATCATTCTATAAGTCCTAGGAGGAAAACTTTTTTGACTTAAGTGCGCTTGTTCCATTTTCATAACTAACTTCTGGCTTCAAAAGAATGATCATTCCTTCAATATTTTTATTCAGCTTTCATAGCTTTAACTTTTATTGCATAAGAAACAGGATTTGAAATTAACGGCCTGCATAAAACTGCTTTGCTTTTTATAAGGCCTTTACTTGAAGTGAGATTGCATCAAAAGGTAATGCATACGGCTCTGAAATAAGTAAATGAATATGGAAAAAAACTATTTTCATTTTGATCTCAATACGCTGCGTAATTAAGCACAAAAGGAAAATGCGCCAGGTAAAAAAAGTGAATTTTTATGATAGGTCAAGTCAAATTTTCAGCTGTTTTAAAAGAAAAGAAAGATCTAAAAAAAGCTGGTTTCCATTCGAAGAAAAATTAATTTCAAATGAGGAATATAAATTACACCGGTAAATTCTCTCCGGGAGGAATTCATTTTTGAGTAGCAAAGCAAGATGTGTCATTGTGATGATTTACAAACTCAATAGAAAATTTATGAGTAATTGCAAATTTGCTTACATCTGTGGGTTGTACTAAACTACTTCTTCTAATGCAGATTTCCATATTATAAATCCCTTTTTGTCATCTGAATAATCGTGTATAATTCTCGTAAAGTTTTCAGGGCTTTTTTCTAAAAATGTCTGTCTTCCTTTTTCTCTAATAATACTTAATTGGTTATCAATTTGTCTTACTTCCTCAATTAAAGATGCTTTGTTTTTAGGGACATACCAAATATAAGTGGCTTCTTCAGTGTCCAAAGTTTCCAAAATAATAAAATAATTATTCTCTCCGGCAAGCAGAAAAACAAATGAAAATGGATTTAATACAAAACGAATTTTCATTATCGGACTTTCGTGTTTGTTAGCCAAGTATCGAATGTTCTGTGAATGTTTGTATTGCTTGTTTTTCAGAATTTCATTCAACAAATCTTCTGCGTGAGCATAAATTTTCTCCTGTTCTTGTAATTCATCAGAAGTCAGGATGTTTTGATTTTTTGGACTGAACTTCTTGAGCAATCCTTTATTTAGAAACTGAAATTTCACGCCCTCAACCACTTCTTTATTGATTCGGTCCATATCAGTTGATAGTGCCAATTGAGAAACCAATTTCCCGTTTTCAAATTCAGCAAACAATTCTACAGCAACACTTTTTGACTTTAGAGTTTTGATAAAATAGGGTTTAAGCACCTCAAATTCTGGTCTAATTTCGTTGTTTTCAACCTGAAATTGAAGTTCCGTATTCATCTCGACAACTGCATATTTGAACGCCACACTTCCATAATGAAACTCTAATTCCTCAATTGCAACTTTAATTTTCTTTTCTATAGTTATAACGTGATTTGAAGTTGGGATTTCATCCTTTAGTTCATCAAACAAAGTTGCCTGCTGGTCAATTTTTCGATAATAAGTATTTCGCTTTAAGAAAAGTCTGTTGACATAATCAATTTTATAATCTCGATAATCATAAATGATTGGGTTTATTTCAGAGCGTTGTACCCTGCCTATATATTGGATTAGTTTGCCTTCAAAAGAAAAGGGATAGACCAAAAACAAACAGCTAATATTTTGTAAATCTGTTCCTTCCCCAAAATATTGTCCTGTTGTAATTAAAACCTGAAAGTTCCCTTCTTGTAATGTTTTCCATTTAGTTTTTTTGTAAGTTTCTGAATCTTCTCCGCTCAGCGTAATGGCTTCATACGATTGTTTTAAAAACAAATACAACGTATCAATATGCTCTTTTCGTTCGGTAATGATTACTGTTTTTTTACCTTGGTTCAGTTCCGTTTTTACATCTTCCAATATCAGTTTATTTCGGGTGGTATCGTGAACCAATATTTTTGAGAACACTTCAAAAATGTCAGTTTTAGAGTTGTAGGGAACATCTAATTCTGTATTTCGAATAATGATTTTTGCCTCTTTATAATTTTCAATTTCGGTGGGTTGAATATTCGCAATAATCTCTCCCAAATGTGTAAAAATCATTTTACCATCGTTATATTTTCTGAAAGGAGTAGCGGTTAATCCATATAAATAATAGGCTTCTAATTTCTCAATCGTATTTCTGAAAGTTTTGGCAGGAACGTGATGGCATTCATCCACAATGATGGTTCCAAATTGATTTTGAACAGATTCTATTTGTTTTGGTAAACTTTGAATTGTTGCAACAGTAATTTGTTTACCAATTTTTGACTTCCCTTGACCGATAACGCCAATATCTCTTTTCGGAATACCCAGAAATACTTCAATCCGTTCTATCCATTGTTTCAATAAATGTTTTCGGTGAAGAATAATAAGTGCCGGTTGTCTTTTATCGGCAATTATTTTTAGTCCAATCACTGTTTTTCCAGAATTTGGTGGGGCTACAATTACCCCGTAATCCTTTTTAGAACTCGTATTTATTACACCTAGTTGATGATTTCGCAACGCAGCATTAAACGCAAAAGGAATTGATGGCTTAAGTTTTCTTCCATCAACAAATTCAAATTCGATTTGTGATTCTTTACAAAACCTCAAAAGCTTGCCTATAAATCCCCGAGGAACAAAGATTTCACTTTCCGATTCCTCAATCATTTTAAAATAACGAGCTGTTTCAAAGGTGTTCCTTCCTGATTTCTTTTTGATGAAAAACTCGGAATTGGCAAAATTCAATTCTTCTTTCAGAAAATGCGTAAGCGTTGGCGTTAATCCAATTCTGCTAATTCTTATAGTATTGCTTAAATAAATACTAAGTTTTCCATTTGTTGTTTGCGGTTTTATTTTCCCAGCATCAGGCGCTAATCTATTATAAAGTTCGTCCAAATAGT
It encodes:
- a CDS encoding TonB-dependent receptor, translating into MKYLTLSALLLLSLSAFSQSGSGLKGEIKNELNEPLAGATIYLQELQKGTTTDFDGFYTLKNIPKGTWTVTVRMLGYQTKKEKVEFTTDNFQTYSTTMKEDYGSLDEVVISASRNPEYLSEIPASITVVNSAKLKEFTKFTSNINEILAYTVPGLAVSTGTFSNWGQTLRGRSLLVMVDGIPQSTPLRNGQLGIKSINPNDISSVEVIKGATSIFGNGGNGGFINYITKNPNSTKTISGTTNIWGTSQLSNTEDALGYGAYQSFTGQLDKFNYYVSGSVERTGNKYDADGVPLLPTYGFDNTDIYSTYGKLEYLLSENQKLTLNGNFYKSLQDSPFIPVFADVQVFNEEGDYTLEPGYGIEGSIPGEQPTGSELINGRLKYNLNAIFSSTTDFETDIYYSKAKSIFFYSDKFENGGQSVINSEKYGVRPNFNTRINSYNGIDLSFIYGLDLLRDKTNQGLLDGRLWVPNIELMGVAPYLQTTLKLDKKWAFKVGLRYDDLKMDIADYNTLPYSPKGDGNFNPSVSVQGGELAFDNLAFNMGIRYIEHQEFIPYISYSQGFSIADLGSILRSASAESIDNIQLEPAVTNNYEFGFISKFNNLRLEAVGYYSTSNLGTGVVFSDELNSFIPSEQPQKIFGGELAIDYAFPNNKLILGASYSYVEGLKNPKGDENNLSYVGGDVISAPKLTAYITWKPTEKISTTLNVINLGDRKRFDPFQDTEGNYAFRHTEFPVNGYTLVNLSATYQIKSNIDVSLGINNLLNEYYLPARSQWAAPLRSFTVVGEGTNARLGVTYNF
- a CDS encoding PepSY-associated TM helix domain-containing protein; this encodes MKPFSKIVKKIHLYLGLSCGILASISGLTGSMYVWQPEITTALNPKLLKVNTVNNISEEALLKTSLTLYESQKDTVAKIFLPYREQQTISIVYNNGQTLYYHPKNGMVLGKKSASISFFEDLLNIHRTLGIPKVGKYIVGGSAILFFFFLLTSGLFLWLKKYKSNFKKGIKIKWKRNKKRFNYDVHKTLGILFFLPLLVMAFSGGYFTYNTYYKEGFKFADGSTINTKPKKKKKVGTTLDILDLLENPDKKYSLRAIYFPKDPNEVYQFRYIKDRFIVPGLRKTKELKLNQNGKVINATSFDSHPISEQIAAQMYPIHIGEIAGLLGRILVFISGFVPIILFITGLRSYYFRMQR
- a CDS encoding DEAD/DEAH box helicase, with translation MVSISENINLFRYLFKGREDVFAVRWEKPARPAGGGSKSGYMPAVFYDPYRFRTHKMNGGTFHNFKEKSYLKFTDEQIQKHLDGFHQIGIYPLLQDNTTWFLVADFDKANWQKEAITFLNACNDKDIPAYLERSRSGNGGHVWIFFDKPYPAIRSRKIFISILEQSGAFSMFDKSSSFDRLFPNQDFLSGKGFGNLIALPLYKPTFEKGNSCFVDPESFEQFTDQWNFLKNVQKVSIDYLDELYNRLAPDAGKIKPQTTNGKLSIYLSNTIRISRIGLTPTLTHFLKEELNFANSEFFIKKKSGRNTFETARYFKMIEESESEIFVPRGFIGKLLRFCKESQIEFEFVDGRKLKPSIPFAFNAALRNHQLGVINTSSKKDYGVIVAPPNSGKTVIGLKIIADKRQPALIILHRKHLLKQWIERIEVFLGIPKRDIGVIGQGKSKIGKQITVATIQSLPKQIESVQNQFGTIIVDECHHVPAKTFRNTIEKLEAYYLYGLTATPFRKYNDGKMIFTHLGEIIANIQPTEIENYKEAKIIIRNTELDVPYNSKTDIFEVFSKILVHDTTRNKLILEDVKTELNQGKKTVIITERKEHIDTLYLFLKQSYEAITLSGEDSETYKKTKWKTLQEGNFQVLITTGQYFGEGTDLQNISCLFLVYPFSFEGKLIQYIGRVQRSEINPIIYDYRDYKIDYVNRLFLKRNTYYRKIDQQATLFDELKDEIPTSNHVITIEKKIKVAIEELEFHYGSVAFKYAVVEMNTELQFQVENNEIRPEFEVLKPYFIKTLKSKSVAVELFAEFENGKLVSQLALSTDMDRINKEVVEGVKFQFLNKGLLKKFSPKNQNILTSDELQEQEKIYAHAEDLLNEILKNKQYKHSQNIRYLANKHESPIMKIRFVLNPFSFVFLLAGENNYFIILETLDTEEATYIWYVPKNKASLIEEVRQIDNQLSIIREKGRQTFLEKSPENFTRIIHDYSDDKKGFIIWKSALEEVV